The following proteins are encoded in a genomic region of Thermococcus zilligii AN1:
- a CDS encoding DUF2357 domain-containing protein: MPWEPVQKVPGGFEIHSKGECSQAFYGGNRLVLFEWVDYYVKSSRGFEIPGLDVRKLGDGYLFKFSNYAGISEVRFNDGGSLPVLILSKKIGKMFKILGPGECVPPDKVGELVGAFEHIANTLTENILEISSSLPFSLEAPTGFSTVESDEPINELFAYHFLRSNRERIVEAFETVLRRMKRKLVVEEEPLRPDEVDEITPEVLLSTVQHPEYLAPAGEGVLIANYLKGYAPTKVLGYRKYESFDTPENRFAKYFLNLLIEWSERVMEAFSGMANLEPIKELLGELEFIGSDGLWDDVGEMTLFPYTSQTLLKGDGYRDLLELYREFTAYAPFFEELRKAMDNKDIAKLYEYWAFFRLVEELGKILGKKRLRIHVLPAGELSERGDVYAEFDSGWRLYYNKRLIPGRWSYSVALRPDFSLFNGDPERGAKLIGVFDAKFKFDTIDKSEFDEETETAEKTGNYETWAKLEDVYKMHAYRDALGCRFAVVVYPGERSVFFDVKGSKVERFDLEDVLTGELNGVGYLRFVPEVRK, from the coding sequence ATGCCCTGGGAACCTGTTCAAAAGGTTCCGGGTGGCTTTGAGATACACTCTAAGGGTGAGTGTTCCCAGGCTTTCTACGGTGGGAATAGGTTAGTCCTTTTCGAGTGGGTGGACTACTACGTAAAATCATCCCGTGGCTTCGAGATACCCGGGTTGGACGTTAGAAAACTCGGGGACGGCTATCTCTTTAAGTTCTCAAACTATGCGGGCATTTCCGAGGTCAGATTCAATGACGGGGGCAGCTTGCCTGTCCTTATTCTGTCAAAGAAGATAGGAAAGATGTTCAAGATTTTAGGGCCCGGGGAATGCGTGCCTCCCGATAAAGTTGGAGAGCTTGTGGGAGCTTTTGAGCACATAGCAAACACTCTGACGGAGAACATTCTGGAAATCTCTTCCAGCCTTCCCTTCTCCTTGGAGGCCCCAACCGGGTTCTCGACCGTGGAGAGCGACGAGCCGATTAACGAGCTCTTTGCCTACCACTTCCTCCGCTCGAACCGCGAAAGAATCGTCGAGGCCTTTGAGACTGTACTTCGCAGAATGAAAAGGAAGCTCGTGGTTGAAGAAGAACCGCTGAGGCCCGACGAGGTTGACGAGATAACTCCAGAAGTCCTTCTCTCAACAGTTCAGCACCCGGAATACCTGGCCCCTGCGGGAGAGGGCGTTCTGATAGCGAACTACCTGAAAGGATATGCTCCAACCAAGGTCTTGGGATACAGGAAGTACGAAAGCTTCGACACCCCAGAGAACCGCTTTGCCAAGTATTTTCTTAACTTACTCATTGAGTGGAGCGAGAGGGTTATGGAAGCCTTCAGTGGGATGGCAAATCTGGAACCGATTAAAGAACTCCTCGGGGAGCTTGAGTTTATAGGAAGCGACGGGCTCTGGGACGACGTTGGCGAGATGACGCTCTTCCCGTACACCTCGCAGACCCTTCTGAAGGGCGACGGCTATCGCGACCTTCTGGAACTTTACAGAGAATTCACAGCCTACGCGCCATTCTTTGAGGAACTAAGGAAGGCGATGGACAACAAAGACATCGCCAAGCTCTATGAATACTGGGCCTTCTTCAGGCTTGTGGAAGAGCTTGGAAAGATTCTTGGAAAGAAGAGACTCAGGATTCACGTTCTCCCCGCCGGAGAGCTCTCCGAGAGGGGAGACGTTTACGCTGAATTTGACAGCGGCTGGAGGCTCTACTACAACAAGCGCCTGATCCCGGGAAGGTGGAGCTACTCGGTGGCGCTCAGACCGGATTTTTCGCTCTTTAACGGGGACCCTGAAAGAGGCGCGAAGCTCATCGGAGTTTTTGATGCCAAGTTCAAGTTTGACACGATAGATAAGTCAGAATTCGATGAGGAAACTGAAACTGCGGAAAAAACTGGGAACTACGAGACCTGGGCAAAGCTGGAGGACGTTTACAAGATGCATGCCTACAGAGATGCCTTAGGGTGCAGGTTTGCGGTCGTGGTTTATCCCGGGGAGAGGAGTGTGTTTTTTGACGTGAAGGGGAGCAAGGTTGAAAGATTTGACTTAGAAGACGTTTTGACCGGAGAACTGAATGGCGTTGGCTATTTGAGGTTTGTTCCGGAGGTGAGAAAATGA
- a CDS encoding McrB family protein, with product MIGEAELRELIREYCHTELKRAKDELVGRSVQFRKTLSEIKNTGNYELLRDALRYLYSGKYALKYFFKTTADLEILWENFLKEVVETPPEELLENIDERFERWRQINGAGRGIISESLAFYYPDYFVPWNNTVNWYFRELGWGRPTKYSEVLSRFRKLKRLFKEECANQDINFVLVDYFGWWLRNRRNNSSKGKNRKNNSSNRKTHDSDTTVTKLGEYLASKGYLYPSYLVAQFYTALKTKGFVILSGLTGTGKTKIAQELAELLDDSGKNFLFLSVRPDWRDSKALLGYYNPLTGEYHRTELLEFILEAKEYYEQKRRNARPYFVLLDEMNLAHVEYYFADFLSVLESGRDEEGFTREPLRLHDVDKVEEEGIPKEIYLPPNLYIIGTVNMDETTYAFSPKVLDRAFVVEFHDVDLEKYPPETYEPASEAIESLKQTVLRDLKGPDKKFLARSKDELNEAVRELKDEHPDYWKTLVTLNKALEPYDMHFGYRVVDEVALFFKSAKESKEAGIVEFENYDEIFDLAILMKVLPKFHGNRKKLENPLKEALKLCLVEGSGLNVDELRSADIVKILEEWENQKTNFRFKHTSKKVLRMLRQLHEIGFASFS from the coding sequence ATGATCGGGGAAGCTGAGCTTAGAGAATTAATTAGGGAGTACTGCCATACAGAACTCAAAAGGGCGAAGGATGAATTGGTTGGCAGGAGTGTTCAGTTCAGGAAGACCCTCAGCGAAATTAAGAACACAGGCAATTATGAGCTTCTAAGAGATGCCCTCCGCTATCTGTATTCTGGTAAGTATGCCCTTAAGTATTTCTTTAAAACAACAGCAGACTTGGAGATTCTCTGGGAGAATTTCCTTAAGGAGGTTGTGGAAACCCCTCCGGAGGAACTTTTAGAGAACATTGACGAACGCTTTGAAAGGTGGAGACAGATAAACGGAGCAGGAAGAGGCATTATTTCTGAATCACTGGCTTTTTATTATCCCGACTATTTTGTTCCCTGGAACAACACGGTTAACTGGTACTTTCGGGAACTGGGGTGGGGAAGGCCAACTAAATATTCAGAAGTTCTCTCTCGATTTAGAAAATTGAAAAGGCTATTCAAAGAAGAATGTGCCAATCAGGACATTAACTTTGTTCTTGTAGATTACTTTGGCTGGTGGCTCAGAAACAGAAGAAACAACAGCAGTAAGGGTAAGAACAGAAAAAACAACAGCAGTAACAGAAAAACTCATGATAGTGATACAACGGTCACTAAGTTGGGCGAGTATCTTGCCTCAAAAGGCTATCTCTACCCCTCATACCTAGTCGCCCAGTTTTACACCGCCCTCAAAACCAAGGGCTTCGTCATACTCTCGGGCCTCACGGGGACAGGAAAGACAAAGATCGCCCAGGAACTCGCGGAGTTATTGGACGATTCCGGGAAAAACTTCCTCTTCCTCTCCGTCCGTCCGGACTGGCGCGATTCCAAAGCTCTACTTGGCTACTATAACCCGCTAACCGGAGAATACCACAGGACTGAACTCCTTGAGTTTATCTTAGAAGCCAAGGAGTACTATGAGCAGAAGCGGAGGAATGCAAGGCCCTATTTCGTCCTCCTCGATGAGATGAACCTGGCCCACGTCGAGTACTACTTTGCAGATTTCCTGAGCGTCCTTGAGAGCGGCAGGGACGAAGAAGGATTCACGAGGGAACCGCTTAGGCTCCACGACGTGGACAAGGTTGAGGAGGAAGGGATTCCCAAAGAAATCTACCTCCCGCCGAACCTCTATATCATCGGAACGGTCAACATGGACGAGACCACCTACGCCTTCAGCCCGAAAGTCCTTGACAGGGCCTTTGTGGTGGAGTTCCACGATGTTGACCTTGAAAAGTACCCTCCAGAAACCTATGAACCTGCCTCAGAAGCCATAGAAAGCCTTAAACAAACGGTCCTTCGAGACTTAAAAGGGCCTGACAAAAAGTTCCTTGCCCGCTCAAAGGACGAGCTAAACGAAGCTGTAAGGGAATTAAAGGACGAGCACCCGGACTACTGGAAGACCCTGGTAACCCTCAACAAAGCCCTTGAACCCTACGACATGCACTTCGGCTACCGTGTCGTTGACGAGGTTGCACTCTTCTTCAAGAGCGCAAAGGAAAGTAAGGAGGCTGGCATTGTTGAATTCGAGAACTATGATGAAATCTTTGACCTTGCCATACTCATGAAAGTCCTGCCCAAGTTCCACGGCAACAGGAAGAAGCTTGAAAACCCCCTTAAGGAGGCGTTAAAGCTCTGCCTCGTGGAGGGCTCAGGCCTCAACGTTGACGAGCTTAGAAGTGCGGATATCGTCAAAATACTGGAGGAATGGGAAAACCAGAAAACAAACTTCCGCTTCAAGCACACCTCTAAGAAAGTCCTCCGCATGCTCAGGCAGCTCCATGAAATAGGCTTCGCGAGCTTCAGCTGA
- a CDS encoding CBS domain-containing protein, which yields MDVEAALEKFYSMKLAEVIPPMTAMPVVTADSDLLNVLKILRARHHVWVVRDWESMELLGIIKYLDVIDILLPPELHGFKLGMTSKSMKSLLGGAAKAEDVAERHPLTIERDATVLDTLKKMKVYRAQVLAVVEGGKLVGEVSLRILIDEFLRLLKVGGAQWKE from the coding sequence ATGGACGTTGAGGCGGCCCTTGAAAAGTTTTACTCCATGAAGTTGGCCGAGGTAATACCCCCGATGACTGCGATGCCCGTCGTCACCGCTGATTCTGACCTCCTAAACGTTCTGAAGATCCTCAGAGCCAGGCACCACGTGTGGGTCGTCAGGGACTGGGAGAGCATGGAGCTGCTCGGGATTATAAAGTACCTTGACGTAATCGACATACTCCTCCCTCCCGAATTACACGGGTTCAAGCTGGGAATGACGAGCAAAAGCATGAAGTCCCTCCTCGGTGGGGCCGCTAAAGCCGAGGACGTTGCGGAGAGGCATCCGCTCACCATAGAAAGAGACGCCACGGTGCTTGATACACTCAAAAAAATGAAAGTATACAGGGCCCAGGTTCTGGCCGTCGTTGAGGGAGGAAAGCTGGTCGGCGAAGTGAGCCTGAGAATACTGATAGACGAGTTCTTGAGGCTGTTGAAAGTGGGTGGTGCCCAATGGAAGGAGTAG
- a CDS encoding histone deacetylase family protein, whose protein sequence is MEPGVLYSQVFLEHRPKNYHPENPGRLERAVESLRKAGLWRPVEPEPVPEEELLRVHSEDYVKLVKSLGERFTYIDPDTYVSPGTFKAALTAFGASRTAVELALEKEGLYLALVRPPGHHAGESGRAFNAPTLGFCIFNNAAYAAKVAEEEVRKVLVIDFDAHHGNGTQEILWNDERAVHVDLHERDIYPMSGYEHEVGGKGAEGTKINIPMPHYAGDDDYIYAWEEIVLPVMAQLRPRLIIISAGFDGFLGESLTTLRLSEAFFAYAGSTLSRYPLAVILEGGYSIGLEKGLPAFIRGYLSGEIREVPVTPSYQALTTVSAVKEVHRQWWGL, encoded by the coding sequence GTGGAGCCCGGAGTGCTCTACTCCCAAGTTTTTCTCGAACACAGGCCGAAGAATTATCATCCCGAGAATCCCGGGAGGCTTGAGAGGGCGGTTGAGAGCCTCAGAAAAGCGGGGCTCTGGAGGCCAGTCGAGCCAGAGCCTGTTCCTGAGGAAGAGCTCCTCAGGGTTCACAGTGAGGACTACGTTAAGCTTGTGAAATCGCTGGGGGAAAGGTTTACTTACATCGACCCGGACACCTACGTTTCTCCGGGTACTTTCAAAGCCGCTCTTACTGCCTTCGGCGCATCAAGAACTGCCGTTGAGCTTGCATTAGAGAAGGAAGGGCTTTACCTGGCTTTAGTAAGGCCGCCCGGCCACCACGCCGGAGAATCCGGTAGGGCCTTTAACGCCCCGACCCTCGGCTTTTGCATATTCAACAACGCCGCCTATGCTGCTAAAGTGGCAGAGGAAGAGGTCAGAAAAGTTCTGGTTATAGACTTCGACGCCCACCACGGCAACGGCACCCAGGAGATACTCTGGAACGACGAGAGGGCTGTCCACGTAGACCTCCACGAGAGGGATATCTACCCGATGAGCGGTTACGAACACGAGGTCGGCGGAAAGGGTGCCGAGGGGACGAAGATTAACATCCCGATGCCGCATTACGCCGGTGACGACGACTACATCTACGCCTGGGAGGAAATAGTTCTTCCAGTAATGGCCCAGCTCAGGCCAAGGCTTATAATTATTTCAGCCGGCTTCGACGGCTTTCTCGGCGAGAGTCTCACAACGCTCCGCCTTAGCGAGGCCTTCTTTGCCTACGCCGGCTCAACGCTATCCCGCTATCCGCTCGCGGTCATCCTGGAGGGCGGCTATTCTATCGGCCTCGAAAAAGGCCTGCCAGCTTTCATCAGGGGCTACCTCTCGGGGGAGATAAGGGAAGTCCCCGTTACGCCGTCCTATCAGGCTTTAACAACGGTCTCGGCGGTAAAGGAAGTGCACAGGCAGTGGTGGGGGCTATAG
- the iorA gene encoding indolepyruvate ferredoxin oxidoreductase subunit alpha, producing MRRPRKSSKPTNEKVAFETALAASWSGLRAMTAMKHVGLNVAMDSFMTVSYMGVDGGLIVMVADDPSMWSSQNEQDTRAIAKTAGIPVLEPSSVQEAKDMVKYAFEISEKYKQMVILRTTTRSSHMRGEVILGELPEEIKQARRKFGNFKKNPERYVDIPAFQKKKHPWLLETIEKFRGEFNGSPFNWIEGDENAKVGIIAPGLSYAYVKEALAWLGVENVKILKLGTPYPVPYGLLEKFLEGLERVLIVEELEPVVEEQVKVWAYDRGLKIPIHGKDLVPRVYEMTTRVAVEAMAKFLGMETPIDFGEIDRKYEKVLKIVPPRPPSLCPACPHRNTFFAIRKAAGPKAIFPSDIGCYTLGVLPPLKTVDTTIAMGGSIGMAHGLSVAINGSMTESEHRKGKEKQIIVATIGDSTFYHTGLPALANAIYNRSNAVIVILDNLVTAMTGDQPNPSTGQTPHGMGKRIPIEDVAKAMGADFVKVVDPYDIKATEEAIREALAVDGVSVVVSRQVCALYKVGQMRRRNMKWPIYHVVEDKCTGCKVCINAYGCPAIYWDPESKKARVDPTMCWGCGGCAQVCPFGAFEPVKEGE from the coding sequence GTGAGAAGGCCAAGGAAATCCTCGAAGCCCACCAACGAGAAGGTTGCCTTTGAGACGGCTTTGGCTGCTTCCTGGAGCGGCCTGAGGGCCATGACGGCCATGAAGCACGTGGGCCTGAACGTTGCCATGGACAGCTTCATGACGGTAAGCTACATGGGCGTCGACGGCGGGCTGATAGTTATGGTCGCCGACGACCCGAGCATGTGGAGCAGTCAGAACGAGCAGGACACGAGGGCTATAGCCAAGACCGCCGGAATTCCAGTTTTGGAGCCTTCAAGCGTCCAGGAAGCCAAGGACATGGTCAAGTACGCCTTCGAGATAAGCGAAAAGTACAAACAGATGGTGATCCTCAGGACGACCACCAGGAGCTCCCACATGCGCGGCGAAGTCATCCTCGGAGAACTGCCCGAGGAGATAAAGCAGGCCAGGAGGAAGTTCGGGAACTTCAAGAAGAACCCGGAGAGGTACGTCGACATACCCGCATTCCAGAAGAAGAAGCACCCCTGGTTGCTTGAAACAATTGAGAAGTTCCGCGGGGAGTTCAACGGGAGCCCCTTCAACTGGATTGAAGGCGATGAAAACGCCAAGGTCGGAATAATCGCCCCCGGCCTCAGCTACGCCTACGTTAAGGAGGCTCTGGCCTGGCTCGGCGTCGAGAACGTGAAGATACTCAAGCTCGGGACGCCCTACCCGGTTCCCTACGGCCTGCTCGAGAAGTTCTTGGAGGGGCTTGAGAGGGTACTCATCGTTGAGGAGCTTGAGCCGGTGGTTGAGGAGCAGGTGAAGGTCTGGGCCTACGACAGGGGCTTGAAGATCCCGATCCACGGGAAAGACCTCGTGCCGAGGGTTTACGAGATGACGACGAGGGTGGCAGTTGAGGCAATGGCCAAATTCCTCGGCATGGAAACGCCGATAGACTTTGGCGAGATCGACAGGAAGTATGAGAAAGTCCTGAAGATAGTCCCGCCGAGGCCCCCGAGCCTCTGTCCGGCGTGCCCCCACAGGAACACCTTCTTTGCCATAAGAAAGGCGGCTGGACCAAAGGCGATATTCCCGAGCGACATAGGCTGTTACACCCTCGGCGTCCTCCCGCCGCTTAAGACCGTTGACACGACCATAGCGATGGGTGGCTCGATAGGGATGGCCCACGGCCTCAGCGTGGCAATTAACGGGAGCATGACGGAGAGTGAGCACAGGAAGGGCAAGGAAAAGCAGATCATCGTTGCCACAATAGGCGATTCAACCTTCTACCACACAGGTCTCCCGGCCCTGGCAAATGCCATCTACAACCGCTCCAACGCGGTCATAGTAATCCTCGACAACCTCGTCACGGCAATGACGGGCGACCAGCCCAACCCGAGCACCGGCCAGACGCCGCACGGCATGGGCAAGAGGATCCCCATAGAGGACGTGGCTAAGGCCATGGGGGCCGACTTCGTCAAGGTAGTTGATCCCTACGACATAAAGGCAACTGAGGAGGCCATCAGGGAGGCCCTGGCGGTGGACGGCGTGAGCGTCGTCGTCTCGAGACAGGTGTGTGCACTCTACAAGGTAGGCCAGATGAGAAGGAGGAACATGAAGTGGCCGATCTACCACGTCGTCGAGGACAAGTGCACCGGCTGTAAGGTCTGCATCAACGCCTACGGCTGTCCGGCCATCTACTGGGATCCTGAGAGCAAGAAGGCAAGGGTTGACCCGACGATGTGCTGGGGCTGCGGTGGATGTGCCCAGGTATGTCCCTTTGGGGCCTTCGAGCCCGTGAAGGAGGGTGAGTGA
- a CDS encoding acetate--CoA ligase family protein, protein MSLDCFFRPRAIAVIGASNDPLKLGYEVFKNLRKYRGGKVYPVNVKEEEVQGVRAYRNVKDIPDEVDLAIIVVPKNFVRGTVVDCGEKGVKGAVIITAGFGEVGEEGKKEERELVELAHKYGMRLIGPNCVGVMNTLNDMNATFIMDAKKGDIAFVSQSGALGAGIVYKTVKEGIGFSKFVSVGNMADLDFAELMEYLAETEEDKAIALYIEGIRDGRKFIEVAKRVTKKKPVIALKAGRSESGAKAASSHTGSLAGSWKIYEAAFKQSGVLIAETIDEMLSMARAFTQPLPRGRRVAIMTNAGGPGVLTADQIDRRGLRLAELEEKTIEELRSFLPPMAAVKNPVDMIASARGEDYYRTARALLLDKNVDMLISICVVPTFAGMTPTEHAEGVIRAVREVNNGKPVLGLFMAGYVSEKAKEILEAHQREGCL, encoded by the coding sequence ATGAGTCTCGACTGTTTCTTCAGGCCAAGGGCGATAGCTGTCATCGGGGCATCCAACGACCCCCTCAAGCTCGGCTACGAGGTCTTCAAGAACCTCAGGAAATACCGGGGCGGGAAGGTCTACCCGGTCAACGTCAAGGAGGAGGAAGTCCAGGGAGTCAGGGCCTACAGGAACGTTAAGGACATCCCTGACGAGGTCGACCTGGCAATAATAGTCGTCCCGAAGAACTTCGTAAGGGGCACCGTAGTCGACTGCGGCGAGAAGGGCGTTAAGGGGGCGGTCATTATAACCGCCGGCTTCGGCGAGGTCGGCGAGGAAGGCAAGAAAGAGGAGCGCGAGCTGGTGGAGCTCGCTCATAAGTACGGCATGAGGCTTATTGGCCCGAACTGCGTCGGCGTAATGAACACCCTCAATGACATGAACGCGACGTTCATAATGGACGCCAAGAAGGGTGACATAGCCTTCGTCAGCCAGAGCGGTGCTCTCGGAGCAGGAATAGTCTACAAGACGGTGAAGGAGGGGATTGGCTTCTCCAAGTTCGTAAGCGTCGGCAACATGGCCGACCTCGACTTCGCGGAGCTTATGGAGTATTTAGCGGAAACAGAGGAGGACAAGGCGATAGCCCTCTACATCGAGGGCATCAGGGACGGGAGGAAGTTCATTGAGGTTGCCAAGCGCGTTACCAAGAAGAAGCCGGTCATAGCCCTCAAGGCCGGGAGGAGCGAGAGCGGCGCTAAAGCGGCTTCAAGCCATACTGGCTCTTTGGCCGGGAGCTGGAAGATTTATGAAGCGGCGTTCAAGCAGAGCGGTGTTCTTATAGCTGAGACCATAGATGAGATGCTCAGCATGGCGAGAGCCTTTACACAGCCCCTCCCCAGGGGCAGGCGCGTTGCCATAATGACCAACGCCGGTGGCCCGGGGGTTCTGACCGCTGACCAGATTGACCGGCGCGGGCTCAGGCTTGCCGAGCTCGAGGAGAAAACCATAGAGGAACTCCGCTCCTTCCTCCCGCCGATGGCGGCGGTAAAGAACCCCGTTGACATGATAGCCTCCGCGAGAGGAGAGGACTACTACAGGACAGCCCGGGCCCTGTTGCTGGACAAGAACGTTGACATGCTCATAAGCATCTGCGTTGTTCCAACGTTCGCTGGCATGACGCCAACGGAGCACGCCGAGGGGGTAATCAGGGCGGTCAGGGAGGTAAACAACGGGAAGCCCGTTCTCGGCCTCTTCATGGCAGGTTACGTCAGTGAGAAGGCCAAGGAAATCCTCGAAGCCCACCAACGAGAAGGTTGCCTTTGA
- the speB gene encoding agmatinase → MEFLYTYETLKLEFPLVEPERAGFIILGVPFDGTTSFKAGARFGPTLIRQATLNLESYILDYDVDIAELSIADVGDIAVVAGDSRRTADRVRETIEEIKRANPGALPILLGGEHSQTLGAVEALRPASYVVFDAHLDLRDSYEDNPYNHACVARRISELGVKEAMFGIRSGTREEVEFAEKNGIRWVHARDYSFEAFVDVVSSLPEPVYLSVDIDVFDLSMVPSTGTPEAGGLAFWDVVEAIEWLAKKKRIAGFDIMEVAGERLGDPTALAAAKLLFYFIGAVAKFGR, encoded by the coding sequence ATGGAGTTCCTCTACACCTACGAGACCCTTAAGCTCGAGTTTCCCCTGGTCGAGCCTGAAAGGGCCGGTTTCATAATCCTGGGCGTCCCCTTTGATGGGACAACGAGTTTCAAGGCCGGAGCCCGCTTTGGGCCGACCCTCATAAGGCAAGCAACGCTGAACCTCGAGAGCTACATTTTGGATTACGACGTTGACATAGCTGAGCTCTCCATAGCTGACGTAGGCGATATCGCGGTTGTAGCCGGTGACTCCAGGAGAACTGCCGACAGGGTGCGCGAGACGATTGAAGAGATAAAGAGGGCCAACCCGGGTGCCCTTCCGATACTCCTCGGCGGCGAACACTCCCAGACCCTCGGCGCCGTTGAAGCGTTAAGGCCAGCGAGCTACGTCGTCTTCGACGCTCACCTCGACCTGCGCGACAGCTATGAGGACAACCCCTACAACCACGCCTGCGTTGCCAGAAGGATAAGCGAGCTCGGCGTTAAGGAGGCGATGTTCGGTATAAGGAGCGGCACCAGGGAGGAGGTGGAGTTCGCCGAAAAGAACGGAATACGCTGGGTTCACGCGAGGGACTATAGCTTTGAGGCCTTCGTTGACGTTGTCTCTTCTCTTCCGGAGCCGGTTTACCTCTCCGTTGACATAGACGTCTTTGACCTCTCGATGGTTCCCTCCACCGGGACACCCGAGGCGGGTGGCCTGGCTTTCTGGGACGTCGTTGAGGCAATCGAGTGGCTTGCCAAAAAGAAGAGGATAGCGGGCTTTGACATAATGGAAGTGGCCGGCGAAAGGCTGGGGGATCCCACAGCGTTGGCTGCGGCAAAGCTGCTTTTCTACTTCATCGGTGCGGTGGCAAAGTTCGGCCGCTAA
- a CDS encoding AAA family ATPase, protein MLFDLQPKTRREDLYDRENELKEFQKAVNLGENLILLLGIRRLGKSSLLNVALTESGFPYAKIDVRSLYFTHGSIPQGILAQKILGSLLSTVKPHKSLLLRLEKTLSSIRGLRISGLSVEFDRKSDLAEILEKINSWAENENLRAIIAFDEAQYLRLSGIRYDGLIAYAVDTLPAITFVLTGSEVGMLQDFIGLEDPKKPLFGRYAREIVLQRFKREESVDFLRKGFGEIGIEPAEKEIEEAVERLDGIVGWLTMYGYLRGVRGLSHSGAMDELFNMAEKSIREELSSLIQNSRRYGVILKAVAMGNTGWSTIKEYVEFKMGPVNDAKFSALLKNLLKYGYLEKRGNEYSIPDPVVREVVKNL, encoded by the coding sequence TTGCTGTTCGACCTTCAGCCCAAAACCCGGCGTGAAGACCTGTATGACAGGGAGAATGAGCTGAAAGAGTTTCAGAAGGCGGTGAACTTAGGTGAAAATCTGATCCTCCTGCTTGGCATAAGACGTCTCGGAAAGAGCTCCCTCCTGAACGTCGCCCTCACTGAGTCGGGATTCCCCTACGCAAAAATAGATGTTCGCTCCCTCTACTTTACCCACGGTTCAATACCCCAGGGGATTCTGGCACAGAAAATTTTGGGTTCCCTACTCTCAACGGTTAAGCCACATAAATCCCTCCTGTTGAGGCTCGAAAAAACACTGTCCTCCATCAGGGGCCTTAGAATCTCGGGCCTGAGTGTGGAGTTCGACAGGAAATCAGACCTCGCTGAAATCCTTGAAAAGATAAACTCCTGGGCCGAGAATGAGAACCTACGGGCGATAATTGCCTTCGACGAGGCCCAGTACCTCAGGCTTTCCGGAATCAGGTACGACGGTCTGATAGCCTATGCGGTGGACACTCTGCCCGCGATAACCTTTGTACTCACGGGATCCGAGGTGGGAATGCTCCAGGATTTCATTGGCCTGGAAGACCCCAAAAAACCCCTCTTCGGCAGGTATGCGAGGGAGATAGTGCTCCAGAGGTTCAAACGGGAAGAGAGTGTGGACTTCCTCAGAAAGGGGTTTGGGGAGATAGGCATCGAACCCGCTGAGAAAGAGATCGAGGAGGCCGTTGAGAGACTCGACGGCATAGTCGGCTGGCTCACGATGTACGGCTATCTCCGTGGAGTTAGGGGACTTTCCCACTCCGGGGCCATGGATGAGCTCTTTAACATGGCAGAAAAGTCAATTCGAGAGGAACTTTCGTCCCTTATCCAGAACAGCCGGAGATATGGAGTTATACTGAAGGCCGTCGCCATGGGAAATACAGGATGGAGCACCATAAAGGAGTACGTTGAGTTTAAGATGGGGCCGGTAAACGACGCGAAGTTCTCCGCCCTCCTGAAGAACCTCCTCAAGTACGGCTACCTTGAAAAGAGGGGAAACGAATATTCCATTCCGGACCCCGTCGTTAGGGAGGTCGTGAAGAACCTTTAA
- a CDS encoding indolepyruvate oxidoreductase subunit beta — MREYNVVITGVGGQGILTAANLLGWAALRAGYKVRVGEVHGMSQRFGSVIAYVRFGEDVYGAMVPEGKGDVILSFEPVEAFRYINYLKRGGLVFTNSRPIPPVQVSMGLATYPSLEEMRKIIEEDFGGRFMAFDAEKLAMEAGNIVTTNVVLIGALTQTPGFPLSAEHVKEVIRVSVPPKAVDVNMRAFDLGVKAAREMLGL; from the coding sequence ATGAGGGAGTACAACGTCGTTATCACAGGTGTCGGCGGCCAGGGAATCCTGACGGCGGCGAACCTGCTCGGCTGGGCGGCCCTCCGCGCTGGCTACAAAGTCCGCGTTGGCGAGGTTCACGGCATGAGCCAGCGCTTTGGAAGCGTCATCGCCTACGTCCGCTTCGGCGAGGACGTTTACGGTGCCATGGTTCCGGAGGGGAAGGGGGATGTTATACTCTCCTTCGAGCCCGTTGAGGCTTTTAGGTACATCAACTACCTCAAGAGGGGCGGTCTGGTCTTCACGAACTCCAGGCCCATTCCGCCGGTTCAGGTCTCGATGGGGCTCGCCACCTATCCTTCCCTGGAGGAGATGAGGAAAATCATCGAGGAGGACTTCGGTGGCAGGTTCATGGCCTTTGATGCGGAGAAGCTCGCCATGGAGGCAGGGAACATCGTTACTACCAACGTCGTCCTCATTGGGGCCCTAACCCAGACTCCGGGCTTCCCGTTATCGGCTGAGCACGTGAAAGAAGTCATCAGGGTCAGCGTCCCGCCCAAGGCCGTCGACGTGAACATGAGGGCCTTTGACCTCGGCGTTAAGGCCGCGAGGGAGATGCTGGGGCTTTGA